The sequence below is a genomic window from Verrucomicrobiota bacterium.
GCGTTGGTGCCCTCTGGTTGGAAGCGCTTGTGATAGCGGAGGGCCCGTCCGATGCCGAGCACATCCGCTTCCTGGACCGCGGGAACGACCACGCAGGCATGCGGGACGCCGGTGTTGATGCTGTGGACTTCCAAGGGGCTTCCATCCACTTCCAGAGTCTCAGAAAGATGGAGATCGAAAGGATCCGTCAGGCCGATGCGCACGAGGCCGCCTTCCACGAAATCGGCCGTGATGACCCCGGCGGGCGTTTCAAAGCGGACGGTTTGGCCCTCACCCCCGGTCAGGGTGTCCACAAATCGCCCAAAACAGCGGGCCCCATTGCCACACATTTCGGCTTCTCCGCCATCGGCGTTGTGGTAGCGCATTTTGTAGTCGGCCCCGTTTTCCGCCGGCTCGACTGCGAGGAACCCATCGGCCCCGATGCCAAAGCGGCGGTGGCAGAGGGTCGCTATCTGCTCTTGGCTGAGAGACAGGGACAAATCACGATTGTCGACCACGACAAAGTCGTTGCCCGCGCCGTCCATTTTCCAGAATTTCAGCTCCATGATTCTGAGAGAGTTTGCCGATTTCAGGCATTCCCGCTTTTGCCTCGAAGGGCCGCGAGGCTAGCGTCCCTTCACGGCATCGACAAGAGGTTTTACGAAGTCGATCAGCCGCTGTGAGAGCTCGGGGCTCCGGCCGAATTCCTCGATGACCTTGACGATGGCGCTCCCCACCACCACGCCATCGGCGACTCGCGCCACCGTCCGGGCCTGTTCAGGGCTGGAAATGCCAAAGCCCACCACCACCGGCACCGGAGAAGCCGCGCAGACCGAGGCCACCCGTTCTTCCACGCCTTCCGCCAGGCTAGTCTGCGCCCCGGTCACCCCTTCGCGGGACACGTAGTAAACGAAGCCTTTAGCCTGGGAAGCGATGGCGGCCACCCGCTCGTCCGGGGTGGTGGGGGCGATGAGGCGGATTTCCTGGAGAAGCTGCGCGCTCGCGAACTCTTGATTGAGCGATTCCTCGTCGGGCGGGAGATCGAGGAAGAGCACGCCGTCTGCGCCGGCCTCGTGGGCCCTTTGGTGGAAGATTTCAAAACCTTGGTGGTAGACCGGGTTGAGGTAAGTGAAGAGGACGATGGCCAGGTCGGGGTGTTTGGCCCGGACCGCTGCCACGAGGTCGTAGATTCCCAGCAAGCTCATGCCGCCATCGAGTGCTCGCTGGGCCGCCATTTGGTTGACGACGCCGTCGGCCAGCGGGTCCGAAAAGGGCACGCCGATCTCGAGAATGTCCGTGCCGGCCTCCACCAAGGCATCGATCGCGCTCACGGAGGTGGCGTGATCGGGATCTCCTCCGCAGAGGTAAGCCACGAAGGCTTTTTGGCCTCGTTTTTTGAGTTGGTCGAAGGTGCTGTCAATCCGGGTGGGCATGGTTATTTCTATTCTTCGAATAGGAGTTTGCTAGTTTTCAGTTTTCAGGTTTTGGGGTTTTTTGGGGGTGGTCTTCTTTTGAGGATGCCCGCTTTTTTCTTTGCGATGCGATTTTGGATTCTTTTTCTGGCCTTGTCTGCTTGGCTGCCGGTGGCTGCGGAGCCTCGGGGCCATGTGAAATTGGAGAAGACGCTCCACGTCGAAGCCTCCCACCTCCTTCTTCCCGTGGCCAATAAGGGGAAGCGCCATCTTCTGGGGATCTACCAGGGGGATCGGCTCGTTCAGAATTTCACGGTGGCGCTGCCGCAGGATGAGATGGCTTTTTGGTGGGCGGCTTATCCTTTGGAGCCCTTTGGTCTGGAGGGGAAAACGATTCGGATCGCGCCCGTGGACGGGAAGGCTCTCCGGGACTCTTTCTCAGGGGCTTTCGAGCGGATGACGGTCGGGACCCAAGAGGATGCGTGGAAGGAGACCGACTACTCCCAACCCTACCGCGATCAGCTTCACGTCAGCACCCGGCGCGGGTGGAACAATGATCCCAATGGCATGGTCTACCACCAGGGGAAATACCACCTCTTCTACCAGCACAATCCCTTTGGCATCCAGTGGGGGAATATGCATTGGGGCCATTTCGAGAGCACCGATCTCATTCACTGGGAGGAGAAACCGATCGCCCTCTTTCAAAACACCACGTCGGACATGATGTTCTCAGGGGGTGGGTTTGTGGACTTCAATAACTCAGCGGGACTTGGTCAGGACACCCTTTTTGTGGTCTTCACGAGCACCGGTCGAGGCGAGTGTCTCGCTTACAGCCAGGACGGAGGCCTCACTTTCACGGAAATCGAGGAAAACCCAATCATCGTTCACGAGGGACGGGACTCGAAGATTCTTTGGTATGAACCGGAGCAGAAGTGGGTGTTGGCGGTCTTCAACCTGGAGCCCTGCCCCGAAACCGAGGCCCTCCCAGCCCGCGAAGAGACCGACCCCGAACGCCTCCACAACCACATCGCCTTCTGGGAATCGAAGGACCTGCGCAGCTGGACCCGCACCGGGGCCTTCACCCATCCTGACCGGGACGCCCTCCATGAGTGTCCGGAACTGTTTGAGCTTCCCGTGGAGGGGAAGTCGGGGGAGTCCCGCTGGATTCTCTACGGCGCGCAGAATCGCTACTTCATTGGGGACTTCGACGGCAGGACCTTTCAGGCCGATTCCGGCCCGCATGGAGACCCTCGAGAGACGCAGAAAGTCGGCCCTCCCGGAGGACGCGGCACCATGTATGCCGCCCAGACTTTCAGCCATAGCCCGGACGGACGCCGCATCCAAATGGGCTGGCTCCGAACGGCCACTTACTTGAGGGCCTACCCGGACCAACTGACCAGCCAGTCCATGTCCTTGCCGCATGAATTCCTTTTGCGGGAAACGGGCCTGGGATTGCGCCTGATTTATCGGCCAGTCGTCGAATTGGAGGGGCTGCGTGGGAGCCTGTTGACCGAAGAGGTCGGCGGCCTGAGCGCGGCCGAGGGGAAGTTGGCGGAGATCTTGGTGGAGTTCGACGCGCCTGGCAGCCACCAGCTCACGATCAATGGGATCGACGCTTCCTTCGAGGGGCGCACGGCGCATATTTTTTCGGATCGAAACACCAATGAACTCTACATCGATGGCGGGCTGGAATACCGGACCTACCGACGGGACCCCGGGCGAATCGGCTCGACCGAGACCCGGAAACTCAGTGATGGAACCATCCAGTCACTCCAGATCTTTGAGCTTCGGTCAATTTGGGGAGAGTGAGCGGAGCCTGACCGCACTCTGACTGGGGTGGCAGGGGCTATTCCTGGAATCGACGTTTGCGAGTCTCTTCTTTTCAGATTTCACTCCCCTGAATGAGGGCCCGGATTACCAAGGATTTTCGTTTCGATTCCGCGCAATCGCTTCCCCAGGTGCCCGAGGGCCATCGTTGTGGGCAGTTGCACGGGCATAGCTTTTTGGTGGAGATCACCATCGAGGGAGAGGTCGATGCCAAGACCGGTTGGATCTATGACCACAAGCAAATTTCCCAAGCCATGCAGCCCTTGGTGGAGCTTCTCGATCACGCTTATCTCAATGAAATCGAGGGGCTCGAGAATCCTACGATCGAGCTAATGTGCGCGTGGTTTTGGAAAAAGCTCCAACCGGATTTGCCGGAGTTAGCCGAGATCACGATCCACGAGACGCCGAATGCCCGG
It includes:
- the dapF gene encoding diaminopimelate epimerase; the encoded protein is MELKFWKMDGAGNDFVVVDNRDLSLSLSQEQIATLCHRRFGIGADGFLAVEPAENGADYKMRYHNADGGEAEMCGNGARCFGRFVDTLTGGEGQTVRFETPAGVITADFVEGGLVRIGLTDPFDLHLSETLEVDGSPLEVHSINTGVPHACVVVPAVQEADVLGIGRALRYHKRFQPEGTNANLMEVLAPGSLAIRTYERGVEDETLACGTGMVANALIHHELTGQASPISVQVAGGDTLEVGFRKSEEGFRDLTLTGPARFVFEGHLSLVS
- the trpA gene encoding tryptophan synthase subunit alpha — encoded protein: MPTRIDSTFDQLKKRGQKAFVAYLCGGDPDHATSVSAIDALVEAGTDILEIGVPFSDPLADGVVNQMAAQRALDGGMSLLGIYDLVAAVRAKHPDLAIVLFTYLNPVYHQGFEIFHQRAHEAGADGVLFLDLPPDEESLNQEFASAQLLQEIRLIAPTTPDERVAAIASQAKGFVYYVSREGVTGAQTSLAEGVEERVASVCAASPVPVVVGFGISSPEQARTVARVADGVVVGSAIVKVIEEFGRSPELSQRLIDFVKPLVDAVKGR
- a CDS encoding glycoside hydrolase family 32 protein; protein product: MPAFFFAMRFWILFLALSAWLPVAAEPRGHVKLEKTLHVEASHLLLPVANKGKRHLLGIYQGDRLVQNFTVALPQDEMAFWWAAYPLEPFGLEGKTIRIAPVDGKALRDSFSGAFERMTVGTQEDAWKETDYSQPYRDQLHVSTRRGWNNDPNGMVYHQGKYHLFYQHNPFGIQWGNMHWGHFESTDLIHWEEKPIALFQNTTSDMMFSGGGFVDFNNSAGLGQDTLFVVFTSTGRGECLAYSQDGGLTFTEIEENPIIVHEGRDSKILWYEPEQKWVLAVFNLEPCPETEALPAREETDPERLHNHIAFWESKDLRSWTRTGAFTHPDRDALHECPELFELPVEGKSGESRWILYGAQNRYFIGDFDGRTFQADSGPHGDPRETQKVGPPGGRGTMYAAQTFSHSPDGRRIQMGWLRTATYLRAYPDQLTSQSMSLPHEFLLRETGLGLRLIYRPVVELEGLRGSLLTEEVGGLSAAEGKLAEILVEFDAPGSHQLTINGIDASFEGRTAHIFSDRNTNELYIDGGLEYRTYRRDPGRIGSTETRKLSDGTIQSLQIFELRSIWGE
- the queD gene encoding 6-carboxytetrahydropterin synthase QueD, coding for MRARITKDFRFDSAQSLPQVPEGHRCGQLHGHSFLVEITIEGEVDAKTGWIYDHKQISQAMQPLVELLDHAYLNEIEGLENPTIELMCAWFWKKLQPDLPELAEITIHETPNARCVFRGEF